One stretch of Halobacillus litoralis DNA includes these proteins:
- the ald gene encoding alanine dehydrogenase, with the protein MKIGVPKEVKNNENRIAMTPAGVVSLTNAGHEVFVESGAGLGSGFTDDQYKEAGASIVESAQKAWSQEMVMKVKEPVPEEYDYFYEGLILFTYLHLAPEAELTKALVNKKVISIAYETVQSPNGSLPLLTPMSEVAGRMASQIGAQYLEKSKGGKGILLGGIPGVRRGRVTVIGGGVVGTNAAKIAMGLGADVTIIDLNPERLRQLDDIFGSDINTLMSNPLNIQEALEESDLVIGAVLIPGAKAPSLVTEDMVKSMKEGSVIVDVAIDQGGIFETTDRITTHDDPTYEKHGVLHYAVANMPGAVPRTSTIGLTNVTVPYALQLANKGYVRACQENGALYKGLNTLGGHVTYKAVAEAQGLEYTDAKQLFNK; encoded by the coding sequence GTGAAGATAGGTGTACCAAAAGAAGTGAAAAATAATGAGAACCGTATAGCAATGACGCCTGCAGGAGTGGTCAGCTTAACCAATGCAGGACATGAAGTGTTTGTAGAATCAGGTGCAGGATTAGGCTCAGGATTCACTGATGATCAATACAAAGAAGCAGGTGCTTCAATCGTTGAGTCAGCTCAGAAAGCATGGAGTCAGGAAATGGTCATGAAAGTGAAAGAACCTGTTCCGGAAGAGTACGATTATTTTTATGAAGGTTTAATCCTATTCACTTATTTACACTTAGCGCCGGAAGCTGAATTGACAAAGGCTCTCGTGAATAAGAAAGTAATTTCAATTGCATATGAGACCGTCCAATCACCGAATGGATCATTACCGCTTTTAACACCGATGAGTGAAGTAGCAGGAAGGATGGCTTCCCAAATCGGCGCTCAATACCTGGAAAAATCAAAGGGTGGAAAAGGAATTCTGTTAGGAGGCATCCCGGGTGTAAGACGCGGAAGAGTCACTGTTATCGGTGGAGGCGTTGTAGGTACAAATGCAGCTAAGATTGCCATGGGACTCGGAGCGGATGTCACCATCATTGACCTGAACCCTGAACGGCTGCGCCAGCTTGATGATATTTTTGGTTCTGATATCAACACGTTGATGTCGAACCCGCTTAATATTCAGGAGGCCTTGGAAGAGTCTGATCTAGTTATTGGAGCTGTTCTTATTCCGGGAGCTAAAGCGCCAAGCCTTGTTACAGAAGATATGGTCAAATCAATGAAAGAAGGATCTGTCATTGTGGATGTAGCCATTGATCAGGGAGGTATTTTCGAAACGACCGATCGAATCACCACTCATGATGACCCTACTTATGAAAAACATGGGGTGCTTCACTATGCAGTAGCAAACATGCCGGGTGCCGTTCCAAGGACGTCCACCATCGGTTTAACGAATGTAACCGTTCCTTACGCTCTTCAGTTAGCGAATAAGGGGTATGTGAGGGCGTGTCAGGAAAATGGGGCGCTTTATAAGGGACTAAACACGCTTGGTGGACATGTGACCTACAAAGCGGTCGCTGAAGCTCAAGGTCTTGAATATACAGATGCCAAGCAACTTTTTAATAAATAA